A window of the Pseudophryne corroboree isolate aPseCor3 chromosome 3 unlocalized genomic scaffold, aPseCor3.hap2 SUPER_3_unloc_82, whole genome shotgun sequence genome harbors these coding sequences:
- the LOC134984810 gene encoding uncharacterized protein LOC134984810, protein MQVVADIQEGQNPSTVQRVHTLASEIGTRQDTYTNVVGSRLDNIERTMEKMSNSLLELQKTLSDSTATMLQVRMQDQRDTMEVLHILAESMTRLVDNTSCLKESNTNMSESHRQSSSSQQVIVTTLQMIYDKLPGPAHQHAGDPPYPPSQATRTPRTLPQVPSQYRQSQMYQGYTGMYPTPQMPPPPAAQSTAAWAQRPSQRTTQPPRTSTPHQGEEDNPDRLPP, encoded by the coding sequence atgcaagtggtggcagacatccaggaagggcagaatccctcaactgttcagagggttcacaccctggcatcggagattgggacccgccaggatacgtacacaaatgtcgtgggaagcagactggacaatattgagaggacaatggagaagatgtcaaacagtctgcttgaactgcagaagactctttccgacagcacggccacaatgctACAGGTCAGAATGCAAGATCAGAGGGATACTATGGAAgtccttcacattctggccgaatccatgaCCCGGCTCGTGGACAACACCTCATGTCTGAAAGAAAGCAATactaacatgtcggagagccatcgacaatcttcatccagccaacaggtcatcgtaaccacactgcagatgatctatgataagctcccaggaccagctcatcaacacgctggtgatccaccatatccgccgtcgcaagccacaaggacgcctcgtacccttcctcaagtaccatcccagtacagacagtcacagatgtaccagggatatacagggatgtatcccaccccccagatgcctccaccaccggctgcacaatctacagccgcatgggcacagaggcccagtcaacgtactacccagcctcccaggacatcgacgccccatcagggggaagaagataatccggacagacttccaccataa